The Prionailurus bengalensis isolate Pbe53 chromosome A3, Fcat_Pben_1.1_paternal_pri, whole genome shotgun sequence genome includes a window with the following:
- the LOC122496654 gene encoding 40S ribosomal protein S24-like codes for MNDTVTIRTRKFMTNRLLQRKQMVMDVLHPGKATVPKTEIQEKLAKMYKTTPDVIFVFGFRTHLGGGKTTGFGMIYDSLDYAKKNEPKHRLARHGLYEKKKTSRKQQKECKNRMKKVRGTAKANVGAGKK; via the coding sequence ATGAATGACACAGTAACTATCCGGACCAGGAAGTTCATGACCAACCGACTACTTCAGCGGAAACAGATGGTCATGGATGTTCTTCACCCCGGAAAGGCAACAGTACCTAAGACAGAAATTCAGGAAAAACTAGCCAAAATGTACAAGACCACACCAGATGTCATCTTTGTATTTGGATTCAGAACCCATCTTGGAGGTGGCAAGACAACTGGCTTTGGCATGATTTATGATTCCTTGGattatgcaaagaaaaatgaacccaaaCATAGACTTGCACGACATGGCCTGTATGAGAAGAAAAAGACGTCgagaaaacagcagaaggaaTGCAAGAACCGAATGAAGAAAGTCAGGGGAACTGCAAAAGCTAATGTTGGTGCTGGCAAAAAGTGA